ATGGCTGTCAAAGGGATTAGTTGCGATGTGGTAAAGCTCATTTTGGTTGCCGATGCAGCCATTGTCATGCTCCCTGACAGGTTTGGCAACACTGCATTGCATGTAGCCACGAGGAAGAAGAGGGCAGAGGTAATCATAATGCTTTCACTTaaagtttgatatatatatatatatatatatatacagcaGTCAAACCATGAGTTGTGTTATCTCCTATGTACAGTTTTATGAAGAATGCAAgaaacactttatttttttttactacgCAAACACTTTGAAGTTTGTCATATTTCTCAAAGCAATTTCTTTCTGATATAAAAAGTGTGTTTGAAGTAATGCCATTGCCTTACAAACATTGGTGCAGATAGTGCAAGAGCTGTTACTTCTTCCTGACACCAATGTAAACACCTTGACAAGAGACCACAAGACAGCTCTCGACCTTGCTGAGGGGCTTCCCATAACTGAAGAAATTCTGGAGATCAAAGAGTGTCTGATTCGTTATGGCGCAGTTAAAGCCAATGATCTCAACCAACCAAGGGATGAGCTGAGGAAAACCATGACACAGATTAAGAAAGATGTCTATTTTCAGCTGGAACAGACTCGAAAAACAAACAGGAATGTGAGTGGGATTGAAAATGAGCTACGCAAGTTGCACAGGGCTGGAGTCAACAATGCTGGGAACTCAGTGACGGTGGTTGCTGTGCTATTTGCTGCGGTTGCATTCGCAGCACTTTTCACAGTTCCTGGTGGGGATTATGATAATGGGATGGCAGTGATGGTACATAGTGCACCATTCAAGGCCTTCTTCATATCTAATGCCTTGGCACTGTTTACATCATTGGCAGTGGTGCTGGTTCAAATCACCATTGTTAGAGGGGAGGTAAAGGCTGAGAGAAAGGTTGTGGAAGTAATCAACAAGATGATGTGGTTAGCCTCTGTATGCACTTCTGTTTCATACATTACAGCTTCTTATATAGTAGTTGGTCGGCACAGCAAGTGGGCTGCAATACTTGTTACAGTTATAGGGGGGATCATAATGTGTGGTGTTCTGGGTACCATGACATACTATGTGGTCAAATCCAAACGCTCCAGaagagagaggaagaaagagaagaagtcTAAGA
The sequence above is drawn from the Vigna radiata var. radiata cultivar VC1973A chromosome 3, Vradiata_ver6, whole genome shotgun sequence genome and encodes:
- the LOC106756906 gene encoding ankyrin repeat-containing protein ITN1-like; amino-acid sequence: KGINLLIKNMKNNHMINPTPSTTPSSTFFLSASGKALLLSNSNKRPDTPRKKYVKQVTGRNNDTELHLAAQRGDVAAVRQIIDEIESVLMGTFEFDAEVAHIKYAIFNEVNDLGETALFTAAEKGHLDVVRELLPHSTAESLSSKNRSGFDTLHIAASKGHLAIVQVLLEHDPGLIKTFAQSNTTPLISAATRGHSDVVEELLSRDPTQLEMTRANGKNALHLAARQGHVDVVKILLQKDPQLARRTDKKGQTALHMAVKGISCDVVKLILVADAAIVMLPDRFGNTALHVATRKKRAEIVQELLLLPDTNVNTLTRDHKTALDLAEGLPITEEILEIKECLIRYGAVKANDLNQPRDELRKTMTQIKKDVYFQLEQTRKTNRNVSGIENELRKLHRAGVNNAGNSVTVVAVLFAAVAFAALFTVPGGDYDNGMAVMVHSAPFKAFFISNALALFTSLAVVLVQITIVRGEVKAERKVVEVINKMMWLASVCTSVSYITASYIVVGRHSKWAAILVTVIGGIIMCGVLGTMTYYVVKSKRSRRERKKEKKSKKEGTLRLSNSDESEINPIYAI